One genomic window of Hymenobacter sp. J193 includes the following:
- a CDS encoding S9 family peptidase, with protein MMNPPIAARKPKLLTSPFGTRTDDYYWLNQPEDPEVLTYLRAENAYFEQQMAPVKDLQESLFQEIKGRIQERDESVPYRDNGYYYYVRYEEGSEYPIYCRKPGSLTAPEQVLLNANELAAGKAYYHIGGFEVSDNNEVLAYSEDVVSRRLYTLRFRNLVTGELYPEQILNTSGNAVWATDNQTVFYTKKDEATLLDYQVYRHALGTDPATDVLVYEETDNTFYTGVSRSKSREFIFVHMGSTMSAEVRYLPAAAPTAGLQIFLAREEDHLYEVEHFGFDFYVLSNAGAPNFRLLKTPVTDTAKACWQEVIPHRADVFLENMELFRDYLVLGERQEGLLRLRVIRWQDGTEHYLNFGEPTYTAFIGMNPEFDTPVLRYGYSSLTTPTSTYDYDMAAQTKQLLKEQVVLGGFRKEDYVTERAYAPAADGTQIPLSIVYRKGFKKDGSAPLLQYAYGSYGLSMDAAFSSARLSLLDRGFAYVICHIRGGQELGRQWYENGKKLKKKNTFTDFTDCSKFLIDQKYTSASKLFAMGGSAGGLLMGAIVNLHPEYYKGVVAAVPFVDVVTTMLDESIPLTTGEYDEWGNPNQKEFYDYMLSYSPYDQVKAQAYPNMLVTTGLHDSQVQYFEPAKWVAKLRATKTDNNLLLLHTDMAAGHGGASGRFKSLHDTARQFAFMLMLLGVKS; from the coding sequence ATGATGAATCCTCCCATAGCGGCGCGCAAGCCCAAGCTGCTCACCTCACCCTTTGGCACCCGTACCGACGACTACTACTGGCTCAACCAGCCCGAAGACCCGGAAGTACTCACTTATTTGCGGGCCGAAAACGCCTACTTCGAGCAGCAGATGGCGCCGGTGAAAGACCTGCAGGAAAGCCTGTTTCAGGAAATAAAAGGCCGTATTCAGGAGCGGGATGAGTCGGTGCCGTACCGCGACAATGGCTATTACTACTACGTCCGCTACGAAGAAGGCAGCGAGTACCCGATTTACTGCCGCAAGCCCGGCAGCCTGACCGCGCCCGAGCAGGTGCTGCTCAATGCCAACGAACTAGCCGCGGGCAAGGCCTATTACCACATCGGGGGCTTTGAGGTGAGCGACAACAACGAGGTGCTGGCCTACTCCGAGGATGTGGTCAGCCGCCGCCTGTACACGTTGCGCTTCCGCAACCTGGTTACGGGCGAACTGTACCCCGAGCAGATTTTGAACACCAGCGGCAATGCCGTGTGGGCCACCGACAACCAAACGGTGTTTTACACTAAAAAGGACGAAGCCACCTTACTCGACTACCAGGTGTACCGCCACGCCCTCGGCACCGACCCGGCCACCGACGTGCTGGTGTACGAGGAAACCGACAACACTTTCTACACCGGCGTGAGCCGTTCCAAGTCGCGGGAATTCATCTTTGTGCATATGGGCAGCACCATGTCGGCGGAGGTGCGCTACCTGCCCGCTGCGGCGCCTACTGCCGGGCTGCAGATTTTTCTGGCCCGGGAAGAAGACCATTTATATGAAGTAGAGCACTTCGGCTTCGATTTCTACGTGCTTTCCAATGCTGGGGCGCCCAACTTCCGCCTGCTCAAAACCCCCGTTACGGATACCGCCAAGGCCTGCTGGCAGGAAGTGATTCCCCACCGCGCCGACGTATTTCTGGAAAACATGGAGCTGTTTCGGGACTACCTCGTGCTGGGAGAGCGGCAGGAAGGTCTGCTGCGGCTGCGCGTGATTCGCTGGCAGGACGGGACCGAACATTACCTCAACTTCGGTGAGCCCACTTACACGGCCTTCATCGGTATGAACCCGGAGTTTGACACGCCGGTGCTGCGCTACGGCTACTCCTCGCTTACCACGCCCACGTCCACTTACGACTACGACATGGCCGCCCAGACCAAGCAGCTGCTCAAGGAGCAGGTAGTACTGGGTGGGTTCCGCAAGGAAGACTACGTGACTGAGCGTGCCTACGCCCCGGCCGCCGACGGTACGCAGATTCCGCTATCCATTGTGTATCGTAAAGGGTTTAAGAAAGATGGTAGCGCCCCGCTCTTGCAGTACGCCTACGGCTCCTACGGCCTCTCAATGGATGCTGCCTTTAGCTCGGCCCGCCTGAGCCTCTTGGATCGGGGCTTTGCCTACGTCATCTGCCATATTCGGGGCGGGCAGGAGCTGGGCCGGCAGTGGTATGAAAACGGCAAGAAGCTCAAGAAGAAAAACACCTTCACCGACTTCACCGACTGCTCCAAGTTCCTCATCGACCAGAAGTACACCTCCGCCAGCAAGCTGTTTGCCATGGGCGGTTCGGCCGGTGGCCTGCTGATGGGCGCCATCGTGAACCTGCACCCCGAGTACTACAAGGGCGTGGTGGCCGCCGTGCCCTTCGTGGATGTGGTGACGACGATGCTGGACGAAAGCATTCCGCTCACCACCGGGGAGTACGACGAGTGGGGCAACCCCAACCAGAAGGAGTTCTACGACTATATGCTTTCCTACTCGCCCTACGACCAGGTGAAAGCGCAGGCCTACCCCAATATGCTTGTGACGACGGGCCTGCACGACTCGCAGGTGCAGTACTTCGAGCCCGCCAAGTGGGTTGCCAAGCTGCGCGCCACCAAAACCGACAACAACCTGCTGCTGCTCCACACCGATATGGCTGCCGGCCACGGGGGCGCCTCCGGCCGCTTCAAGTCCCTCCACGACACGGCCCGGCAGTTTGCCTTTATGCTGATGCTACTGGGCGTGAAGTCGTAG
- a CDS encoding valine--tRNA ligase: MSIAKTYTPADVEAKWYQRWQEQGFFKAKANPRKQPYSVVIPPPNVTGVLHMGHMLNNTIQDVLVRRARMQGKEACWVPGTDHASIATEAKVVALLKEQGIEKKDLTREQFLEHAFAWKEKYGGIILEQLKQLGASCDWDRTRFTMEPELTEAVLRVFVDLHQKGLIYRGIRMVNWDPQSQTALSDEEVIPKDVMAKMYHLKYEVVSSEYLDSAQAQGEKSQYSRPNTQYLTVATSRPETIMADVAVAVNPNDPRYTHLHGAKVRIPLLGREIPVILDEYVSIDFGTGALKVTPAHDLNDYELGVKHNLPVIDILNNDGSLNEKAVLYVGQDRFAARRNIVKDLEEAGHLVKVDEYASIVQTSERTKAVIEPRLSLQWFLKMEHLAKPALEVVENDTVKLHPAKFKNTYRVWMENVRDWCISRQLWWGQQIPAYYLPDGSYVVALTAEEALVQAREQSGNADLQLTDLRQDEDVLDTWFSSWLWPISVFDGFKDPDNADVNYFYPTNDLVTGPDILFFWVARMIMAGLEFRREVPFKNVYLTGIVRDNLGRKMSKQLGNSPDPLDLIKQFGADGVRTGMLFSAPAGNDLLYDEKLVEQGRNFSNKLWNAFRLTQGWEVDAELTFANARAVEWFSAKLQASITELDEHFEKFRISDALMTVYKLVWDDFCSVYLEMIKPAYQAPIDPETLRHTTSFLETLLKLLHPFMPFITEEIWHELKERGPKEYVCVAAWPKALPVAGASELLARMEKALGIVAGVRAIRNQKGLGPNKPLTLAAKTDDAQLLTDYDAIIRKLAALTDISVVTEAPAASVSFVAGSSEFFVPLEGQIDLGAEKERLGKELEYAQGFRDSVLKKLSNEKFVANAKPDLVERERQKLADAEAKITALEQSLAGM; this comes from the coding sequence ATGTCCATTGCCAAAACCTATACCCCCGCCGACGTTGAAGCCAAGTGGTACCAGCGCTGGCAGGAGCAGGGCTTCTTTAAAGCCAAGGCCAACCCCCGCAAGCAGCCGTATTCGGTAGTTATTCCGCCGCCCAACGTGACGGGCGTGCTGCACATGGGCCACATGCTGAACAATACCATTCAGGATGTGCTGGTACGCCGCGCGCGCATGCAGGGCAAGGAAGCCTGCTGGGTGCCCGGCACCGACCACGCCTCCATTGCCACCGAAGCCAAGGTAGTAGCCTTGCTGAAGGAGCAGGGCATCGAGAAGAAAGACCTCACGCGGGAGCAGTTCCTGGAACACGCCTTTGCCTGGAAGGAAAAGTACGGCGGCATCATCCTCGAGCAGCTCAAGCAGCTGGGCGCCTCCTGCGACTGGGACCGGACGCGCTTCACCATGGAGCCCGAGCTGACCGAGGCGGTACTGCGCGTGTTCGTGGACCTGCACCAGAAAGGCCTGATCTACCGCGGTATCCGCATGGTAAACTGGGACCCGCAAAGCCAAACGGCCCTGTCCGACGAGGAAGTAATTCCCAAGGACGTAATGGCCAAAATGTATCATTTGAAGTATGAAGTAGTGAGTAGTGAGTATTTAGACTCGGCCCAAGCGCAAGGGGAAAAATCTCAATACTCACGACCCAATACTCAATACTTAACAGTTGCTACTTCCCGGCCCGAAACCATCATGGCCGACGTGGCCGTGGCGGTGAATCCCAACGACCCGCGCTATACTCACCTGCACGGCGCCAAGGTGCGCATACCGCTGCTGGGTCGCGAAATTCCGGTGATTCTGGATGAGTACGTGAGCATCGACTTCGGTACGGGCGCGCTCAAGGTGACGCCGGCGCACGATTTGAACGACTACGAGCTGGGCGTAAAGCACAACCTGCCCGTTATCGACATCCTGAACAACGACGGCTCACTCAACGAGAAGGCCGTGTTGTACGTGGGCCAGGACCGGTTTGCCGCCCGCCGCAACATCGTGAAGGACCTGGAGGAAGCCGGCCATTTGGTGAAAGTGGACGAGTACGCCAGCATCGTGCAGACCTCGGAGCGGACCAAGGCCGTGATTGAGCCCCGCCTGAGCTTGCAGTGGTTTCTGAAAATGGAGCACCTGGCTAAGCCCGCCCTGGAAGTGGTGGAAAACGACACCGTGAAGCTGCACCCGGCCAAGTTCAAGAACACCTACCGGGTGTGGATGGAGAACGTGCGCGACTGGTGCATTTCGCGCCAGCTATGGTGGGGCCAGCAGATTCCGGCCTACTACCTGCCCGACGGCTCCTACGTGGTGGCCCTCACCGCCGAAGAGGCGCTGGTGCAGGCCCGCGAGCAGAGCGGCAATGCCGATTTGCAGCTCACCGATCTGCGCCAGGATGAGGACGTGCTGGATACCTGGTTTTCCTCGTGGCTGTGGCCGATTTCGGTGTTCGACGGCTTCAAGGACCCCGACAACGCCGACGTCAACTATTTCTACCCCACCAACGACCTGGTGACGGGGCCGGACATCCTGTTTTTCTGGGTGGCGCGCATGATTATGGCCGGGCTGGAGTTCCGCCGCGAAGTGCCGTTCAAAAACGTGTACCTCACCGGCATTGTGCGCGACAACCTGGGCCGCAAGATGAGCAAGCAGCTCGGCAACTCGCCCGACCCGCTGGACCTTATCAAGCAGTTCGGGGCCGACGGGGTGCGCACTGGCATGCTGTTCTCGGCTCCGGCCGGCAACGACCTGCTCTACGACGAAAAGCTAGTGGAGCAGGGCCGCAACTTCTCCAACAAGCTCTGGAACGCCTTCCGCCTCACCCAGGGCTGGGAAGTGGATGCCGAGCTGACGTTCGCCAATGCCAGGGCCGTGGAGTGGTTTTCGGCCAAGCTGCAGGCCAGCATTACGGAGTTGGATGAGCACTTCGAGAAATTCCGGATTTCGGATGCCCTGATGACGGTGTACAAGCTGGTGTGGGACGACTTCTGCTCGGTGTACCTGGAGATGATCAAGCCCGCCTACCAGGCGCCCATCGACCCTGAAACGCTACGCCACACCACTAGCTTCCTCGAAACGCTGCTGAAGCTGCTGCACCCGTTCATGCCCTTCATCACGGAGGAAATCTGGCACGAGCTGAAAGAGCGCGGCCCCAAGGAGTACGTATGCGTGGCCGCCTGGCCCAAGGCCCTGCCCGTAGCTGGGGCTTCCGAGCTGCTGGCCCGCATGGAAAAGGCCCTGGGCATTGTGGCCGGGGTGCGCGCCATCCGCAACCAGAAAGGCCTGGGCCCCAACAAGCCCCTGACTTTGGCCGCCAAAACCGACGACGCCCAGCTGCTCACCGACTACGATGCCATCATTCGTAAGCTGGCCGCCCTCACTGATATATCAGTGGTTACGGAAGCGCCGGCCGCCTCGGTGAGCTTCGTGGCGGGCAGCAGCGAGTTCTTCGTACCGCTGGAAGGCCAGATTGACCTCGGAGCTGAGAAGGAACGCCTGGGCAAGGAGCTTGAATATGCCCAGGGCTTCCGCGACTCGGTGCTGAAGAAGCTCTCGAACGAGAAGTTCGTGGCCAACGCCAAGCCCGACCTAGTGGAGCGGGAGCGGCAGAAGCTGGCCGATGCCGAAGCCAAAATTACGGCCCTGGAGCAGAGCCTGGCCGGTATGTAA